The following proteins are encoded in a genomic region of Dyadobacter sp. UC 10:
- a CDS encoding pyruvate dehydrogenase complex dihydrolipoamide acetyltransferase, translated as MAEVIRMPKMSDTMEEGVIAEWHKKVGDKIKSGDILAEVETDKATMEMESYYDGTLLYIGVNKGDSVPVDGVMAVVGKEGEDYKSLLEGGSGNGAASNGSAEAAPKEEAKAEAAAPAVETATPEQPASKPAAPAASNASTEKINAVVVRMPKMSDTMEEGTLVSWQKKVGDKVKSGDILAEVETDKATMELEAYEDGTLLHVGIKEGESVPVDAIIAVIGEEGANVEALIARENGEAAPEAAAPAAESKEAPATDNGSGKSVSVADSSERIKASPLAKRLADEKGINLGQVEGSGENGRIVKRDVDEFKPAAKAAAPEKAAEPAAAAPKPAEQAASAPAAPAQGDFTDTPISQMRKTIARRLSESLFTAPHFYVTMEIVMDKAMALRPQLNEVSPAKISFNDMVIKACAVALKQHPAVNSAWLGDKIRKYNYVNIGVAVAVDEGLLVPVVRDADKKTLSAISGEVKELAGKAKDKKLQPKEWEGNTFSVSNLGMFGVDEFTAIINPPDSCILAVGGIKKVAAFKEDGTVYPTNIMKVTLSADHRVVDGATAAQFLLTVKKLLEEPMSMLV; from the coding sequence ATGGCAGAAGTAATTCGTATGCCCAAAATGAGCGACACCATGGAAGAGGGTGTTATCGCAGAATGGCACAAAAAAGTAGGTGATAAAATAAAATCCGGGGATATCCTGGCCGAAGTCGAAACCGACAAAGCCACGATGGAAATGGAATCTTACTATGATGGTACGCTGCTGTATATAGGCGTAAATAAAGGTGATTCAGTGCCTGTGGATGGTGTCATGGCGGTTGTGGGTAAGGAAGGTGAAGATTACAAATCACTGCTTGAAGGAGGTAGCGGCAATGGCGCTGCATCCAACGGAAGCGCTGAGGCTGCCCCGAAAGAAGAGGCTAAGGCGGAAGCCGCAGCTCCTGCAGTAGAAACTGCCACTCCCGAGCAACCAGCCAGCAAACCTGCCGCTCCTGCCGCATCCAATGCCTCTACCGAAAAAATCAATGCGGTTGTGGTTCGTATGCCGAAAATGAGCGATACGATGGAGGAGGGAACCTTGGTTTCCTGGCAGAAAAAAGTGGGTGACAAAGTGAAATCCGGCGATATATTGGCGGAAGTCGAGACTGATAAGGCGACGATGGAGCTGGAAGCATATGAAGACGGAACCTTGCTGCACGTTGGTATCAAAGAAGGCGAATCTGTGCCTGTTGATGCAATCATCGCTGTAATCGGTGAAGAAGGTGCGAATGTGGAAGCATTGATCGCCCGTGAAAACGGCGAAGCAGCTCCGGAAGCAGCAGCTCCTGCGGCAGAAAGCAAGGAAGCGCCGGCAACTGACAATGGTTCCGGAAAATCGGTATCAGTAGCTGATTCCAGCGAACGTATCAAAGCTTCTCCACTTGCAAAACGGCTGGCTGACGAAAAAGGCATTAACCTGGGCCAGGTGGAAGGCAGCGGAGAAAATGGCCGCATCGTGAAACGCGACGTGGATGAATTCAAACCAGCCGCAAAAGCTGCTGCACCTGAAAAAGCAGCAGAACCAGCCGCAGCAGCTCCAAAACCGGCAGAACAGGCAGCAAGTGCGCCTGCTGCGCCAGCGCAAGGTGATTTCACCGACACGCCGATCTCACAAATGCGTAAAACAATTGCCCGCAGGCTAAGCGAAAGCTTGTTCACTGCGCCGCATTTCTACGTCACCATGGAGATCGTGATGGATAAAGCAATGGCGCTTCGTCCGCAGCTGAATGAAGTGAGCCCGGCGAAGATTTCTTTCAACGACATGGTGATCAAAGCCTGCGCGGTTGCATTGAAACAACATCCTGCGGTTAACTCGGCCTGGCTGGGAGACAAGATCAGAAAATACAATTATGTAAATATAGGTGTAGCTGTGGCCGTAGACGAAGGTTTACTGGTACCAGTTGTGCGCGACGCTGACAAAAAGACGCTCTCTGCGATTTCAGGCGAAGTGAAAGAACTGGCCGGAAAAGCGAAAGACAAAAAATTGCAGCCAAAAGAGTGGGAAGGAAACACATTCTCCGTTTCTAACCTGGGTATGTTCGGGGTGGATGAATTTACGGCAATCATTAATCCACCGGATTCTTGTATCCTTGCCGTGGGTGGTATCAAAAAGGTTGCCGCATTCAAAGAAGACGGAACGGTGTATCCGACCAATATCATGAAAGTAACACTTTCCGCTGATCACCGTGTGGTGGATGGCGCTACTGCTGCTCAGTTCCTGCTGACTGTTAAAAAGTTATTAGAAGAGCCTATGAGCATGCTGGTTTAG
- a CDS encoding DUF6044 family protein, which translates to MKAKGRQFQFLWVLLIFCLYHLPTILFGKKAYYNAFDSLDSYVTWYRIVTQGGYAWAPPFSIITPFMGGVPKFTLVSTYNIYYWLNLILPTFNAYQILTWLISFVALTGMWLLSRKHLGMDRISAGFLALSFAFTPFLQTWVFSIAGQPLLLYAILNIRKQERNSWNWLIVAFFPFTSNFQSAGVFILFGLGLLILYDKYKKRPVSRLVTALIVLLVVFSATKIDLIENILGGSGFESHRMEMRRFSTPVTTCMIVAARYFLLGNIDVALSLHSFVLLPFTLLTFCFFLVKNKKLPIPLFLTLTVISLICVYIGALQWEPVVNLRNQSDLLRMYSLERFHIFLQLLWHVATAQAILLVPVPFRKRLVTWVCALQLIVCFAYQPGYYATFFSKIVRIQPYHYIFRYEDYYAEEMFARIKSYIPQPSDSYRVASIGIPPAIPQYNGFRTIDGYSSNYPLTYKHAFRKIIATELEKNEVNKGFFDYWGSQCIIVYDQGTGFFDTQMTKYKTPGTRDITLSPVALKALSCSYILSAETISDPEKSGLQEVATFESKIWKVILYKVR; encoded by the coding sequence ATGAAGGCAAAAGGTCGGCAATTCCAGTTTTTATGGGTACTGCTGATCTTTTGCCTTTATCATTTACCTACCATTCTGTTTGGTAAAAAAGCCTATTACAATGCCTTCGACTCCCTCGATTCGTACGTTACCTGGTACCGGATCGTTACGCAGGGCGGTTATGCCTGGGCTCCTCCATTTTCTATCATAACGCCTTTCATGGGCGGCGTGCCCAAGTTCACGCTCGTCAGCACTTACAATATTTATTACTGGCTGAACCTGATTCTGCCCACTTTCAATGCTTATCAGATTTTAACATGGCTGATCAGCTTCGTTGCATTGACCGGCATGTGGTTGCTTTCGCGCAAGCATTTGGGTATGGACCGCATTTCTGCTGGCTTTTTAGCATTGTCCTTTGCATTCACGCCTTTTTTGCAAACGTGGGTTTTCAGTATCGCCGGCCAGCCGCTGCTGCTATACGCGATCCTGAATATCAGAAAGCAGGAGCGCAACTCGTGGAACTGGCTGATCGTCGCTTTCTTCCCTTTTACTTCCAATTTTCAGTCGGCCGGGGTGTTTATTCTGTTCGGTCTTGGCTTGCTGATCTTGTATGACAAATATAAAAAACGCCCTGTTTCCCGGCTGGTCACTGCATTGATAGTGCTGCTCGTGGTTTTCTCCGCAACCAAAATTGATCTGATAGAGAACATCCTCGGCGGCTCGGGTTTTGAGTCGCACCGCATGGAAATGCGCCGGTTTTCTACGCCGGTCACGACTTGCATGATCGTAGCGGCCAGGTATTTTTTATTAGGAAATATAGACGTTGCGCTTTCCCTGCACAGCTTTGTCCTGCTCCCCTTCACGCTGCTCACGTTTTGTTTCTTTTTAGTCAAAAATAAAAAACTGCCTATCCCCCTGTTTCTGACGCTGACGGTGATCTCCCTGATCTGCGTTTATATCGGAGCGTTGCAGTGGGAGCCGGTCGTGAATCTCCGGAACCAATCGGACCTGCTGCGGATGTATAGTCTGGAGCGCTTTCATATTTTCCTGCAGCTACTTTGGCACGTCGCTACGGCCCAGGCAATTTTATTGGTCCCGGTCCCTTTCAGAAAGCGACTGGTTACCTGGGTTTGTGCATTACAATTAATCGTTTGTTTTGCCTATCAGCCAGGATATTACGCCACGTTTTTTAGTAAAATAGTTAGAATACAACCCTACCACTACATTTTCAGGTACGAGGATTATTATGCGGAGGAGATGTTTGCCCGGATCAAATCATACATTCCTCAACCTTCGGACAGCTATCGTGTAGCCTCCATCGGTATCCCGCCGGCCATTCCGCAATACAACGGTTTCCGGACGATCGATGGGTATTCGAGCAACTATCCGCTGACTTACAAGCATGCTTTTCGTAAAATCATCGCTACCGAGCTGGAAAAGAACGAGGTTAACAAGGGTTTTTTTGACTATTGGGGCAGTCAGTGTATCATTGTTTACGACCAGGGAACCGGCTTTTTTGACACCCAGATGACAAAGTATAAAACGCCCGGAACCAGGGACATAACCCTCTCGCCGGTGGCCCTTAAAGCATTATCCTGCTCCTACATTTTGTCGGCGGAAACCATTTCAGACCCTGAAAAATCGGGTTTACAGGAAGTAGCGACTTTTGAGTCGAAAATCTGGAAGGTAATATTGTACAAGGTTCGTTGA
- the lepA gene encoding translation elongation factor 4, whose protein sequence is MKKIRNFCIIAHIDHGKSTLADRLLEFTKTVTKREMQAQLLDNMDLERERGITIKSHAIQMNYLYKGEEYILNLIDTPGHVDFSYEVSRSIAACEGALLLVDASQGTEAQTISNLYLAINHDLVIIPVLNKIDLPGAMPEEIKDEMVDLLDCNREDIIPASGKEGIGIEEILNAIIERIPAPVGDPKAPLQALIFDSVFNSYRGIEVIFRVKNGTIRKGDRVKFMATGKEYIADEIGTLGLAQIPKQVVECGDVGYLISGIKVAKEVKVGDTFTHIDRPAKEAIVGFSEVKPMVFAGIYPVDTSEFEELREAMEKLQLNDAALVWEPETSAALGFGFRCGFLGMLHMEIVQERLEREFDMTVITTVPSVQFRVLTTKDKLLNISAPSEMPEPNFIKTIEEPYINAQIITKADYIGPILNLCMDKRGILKNQVYLTSERVELQFLIPLAEVVFDFFDKLKTISRGYASLDYELAGYQESDMVKLDVMLNGEPVDALSAIVHRSKSYEWGKKLCEKLRELIPRQMFEIAIQAAIGQKIIARETVKAMRKDVLAKCYGGDISRKRKLLEKQKKGKKRMRQVGNVEIPQEAFMAVLKIN, encoded by the coding sequence ATGAAGAAAATCCGTAATTTTTGCATTATTGCCCATATTGACCACGGCAAAAGTACACTGGCCGACCGCCTTTTGGAATTTACCAAAACCGTAACGAAGCGCGAAATGCAGGCGCAGCTACTGGACAATATGGACCTGGAACGTGAGCGAGGCATCACGATCAAGAGCCACGCGATCCAGATGAACTATCTTTATAAAGGAGAAGAATACATTCTTAACCTGATCGATACGCCCGGCCACGTCGATTTTTCTTACGAAGTTTCCCGCTCGATCGCCGCCTGCGAAGGCGCATTGCTCCTGGTCGACGCCTCACAAGGCACAGAAGCCCAGACGATTTCGAACCTTTACCTGGCGATTAACCACGATCTGGTAATTATTCCGGTACTGAATAAAATCGACCTGCCCGGCGCGATGCCAGAGGAAATTAAGGACGAAATGGTGGATTTGCTCGATTGTAACCGCGAAGACATTATCCCCGCCAGCGGCAAGGAAGGAATCGGGATTGAGGAGATTTTAAATGCAATTATTGAACGTATTCCAGCTCCCGTCGGCGATCCGAAGGCACCACTGCAAGCCTTGATTTTTGACTCCGTATTCAACTCTTACCGCGGTATTGAAGTTATTTTCCGGGTTAAAAACGGTACGATCAGAAAAGGCGACCGCGTCAAGTTTATGGCGACTGGCAAAGAATATATTGCTGATGAAATCGGCACGCTCGGACTCGCGCAAATCCCCAAGCAAGTAGTGGAATGCGGCGACGTGGGTTACCTGATTTCGGGCATCAAAGTAGCCAAAGAAGTAAAAGTAGGCGATACTTTCACGCACATCGACCGCCCGGCGAAAGAAGCGATAGTCGGTTTCTCAGAAGTAAAACCGATGGTTTTTGCAGGTATTTACCCGGTAGATACCAGCGAATTCGAAGAGCTGCGCGAGGCAATGGAAAAGTTGCAGCTGAACGATGCGGCGCTGGTTTGGGAACCTGAAACTTCGGCCGCCCTCGGCTTCGGCTTCCGTTGCGGCTTCCTGGGTATGCTGCACATGGAAATCGTGCAGGAAAGGCTTGAAAGGGAGTTTGATATGACGGTAATCACTACCGTCCCTTCCGTGCAGTTCCGCGTTTTGACAACCAAAGACAAGCTGCTCAACATCAGCGCACCTTCCGAAATGCCTGAGCCTAATTTTATCAAGACCATTGAAGAACCTTATATTAACGCGCAGATCATTACGAAGGCAGACTACATTGGGCCGATCCTCAACCTTTGTATGGACAAAAGGGGTATCCTGAAAAACCAGGTTTATCTGACTTCCGAGCGCGTGGAGCTGCAATTCCTGATCCCGCTGGCGGAAGTTGTTTTCGACTTTTTTGATAAATTGAAAACCATTTCACGCGGTTATGCCTCGCTTGATTACGAACTGGCGGGTTACCAGGAGTCGGATATGGTGAAGCTGGACGTCATGTTAAATGGCGAGCCGGTGGATGCACTTTCAGCGATTGTACACCGGTCGAAATCTTACGAATGGGGTAAAAAGCTCTGCGAAAAACTGCGGGAGCTAATCCCTCGGCAAATGTTCGAAATTGCGATCCAGGCCGCGATCGGTCAAAAGATTATTGCCCGCGAAACCGTGAAAGCAATGCGGAAAGACGTTTTGGCGAAATGTTACGGTGGTGATATTTCCCGTAAACGTAAACTGCTGGAAAAACAGAAAAAGGGTAAAAAGAGAATGCGTCAGGTTGGAAATGTGGAGATTCCGCAGGAAGCATTCATGGCGGTTTTGAAAATAAATTAA
- a CDS encoding TetR/AcrR family transcriptional regulator, which translates to MAKAELDLTTEQKIKEAAVKVFTQKGYGNARTRDIAEESGINLALLNYYFRSKEKLFQIVMAERIDKLFSVLAPVLNDSSTTLEQKLEKVTDNYISMLIEHPDLPIFVLSEIRNNPEQLANRFQAKKLLTESVFIKQIAERRSDISPFHFLMNLLGMTLFPFLAKPILQPIAGSEGNYIALLEQRKKLIPKWIRLMLDET; encoded by the coding sequence ATGGCGAAGGCGGAACTGGATCTCACGACCGAGCAGAAAATCAAAGAAGCGGCAGTAAAGGTGTTTACCCAAAAAGGTTATGGAAACGCACGTACCAGGGATATTGCGGAAGAGTCGGGGATTAATCTGGCGCTACTGAACTATTATTTCAGGAGCAAGGAAAAGTTGTTTCAGATCGTCATGGCGGAGCGTATAGATAAGCTTTTCAGCGTATTGGCGCCTGTTTTGAACGATTCTTCTACCACTTTGGAACAGAAGTTGGAAAAGGTTACGGACAACTATATATCCATGCTCATCGAGCATCCCGACCTGCCGATATTTGTATTGAGCGAGATCAGGAACAATCCCGAGCAGCTTGCGAACCGTTTTCAGGCCAAGAAATTGCTGACTGAGTCGGTTTTTATCAAACAGATTGCAGAACGGCGAAGTGATATCAGCCCATTCCACTTTTTGATGAACCTGCTGGGAATGACCCTTTTCCCATTTCTGGCAAAACCTATTTTGCAGCCAATCGCGGGTAGCGAAGGAAACTACATTGCACTGTTGGAGCAGCGGAAGAAACTGATCCCGAAATGGATCAGACTGATGCTCGACGAAACCTGA
- a CDS encoding D-2-hydroxyacid dehydrogenase gives MILLMYEPVPEHLTILKEIAGDREIRWATTEEEAKLLIRNAEIVLGNRFFIQSLPFAEKLRWMQSNSVGVDIILAKKEILQQKNIILTCAKGVYDTELAEHTIALLLSLFRSLHLLRDEQKAHSWQRHRLSTLNNSNCLIIGWGSLGKEIARLLHAFGANVAGVRSREEDSEENGFTIFGSKNWKNQLPQTDALIVCLPKTESTYHFVGKSELEQLPVNAFVVNIGRGGTLDDNAVLRQIQLNKLAGAALDVFENEPLPAAHEIWDEPRILVSPHVGRSLEGPAFKWQSIFEENLRRYLTGAPMLHVVDYEKGY, from the coding sequence ATGATCCTGCTGATGTACGAGCCGGTTCCCGAGCATTTAACCATATTAAAGGAAATTGCCGGCGACCGGGAAATCAGGTGGGCGACAACCGAAGAGGAAGCAAAATTGCTGATCCGGAATGCCGAGATTGTACTAGGCAATCGTTTTTTCATTCAAAGCCTGCCTTTTGCTGAAAAGCTTCGCTGGATGCAGTCCAATTCTGTGGGGGTCGATATTATCCTGGCAAAAAAGGAGATCCTGCAACAAAAAAACATTATCCTTACCTGTGCCAAGGGCGTTTATGATACCGAATTAGCCGAACATACCATCGCATTACTGCTCAGCCTTTTCCGATCACTACATTTACTGCGCGACGAACAAAAAGCACATTCCTGGCAGCGCCACCGGCTATCTACGTTAAATAATAGCAATTGCCTGATCATCGGCTGGGGAAGTTTGGGAAAGGAAATTGCGCGGTTATTGCATGCATTCGGGGCAAATGTAGCAGGAGTAAGAAGCCGGGAAGAGGATTCAGAGGAAAACGGTTTCACGATTTTCGGTTCAAAAAACTGGAAAAATCAGCTGCCTCAAACCGACGCGCTGATCGTTTGTCTGCCCAAAACGGAAAGCACCTATCATTTCGTAGGAAAAAGTGAACTGGAACAGCTGCCTGTCAATGCATTTGTAGTAAATATCGGTCGCGGCGGTACTTTGGATGACAATGCGGTATTGAGGCAAATTCAATTGAATAAACTGGCAGGCGCGGCACTGGATGTTTTTGAAAACGAACCTCTGCCGGCAGCGCACGAAATTTGGGACGAGCCGCGGATACTCGTCAGTCCGCATGTGGGGCGCAGCCTGGAAGGTCCGGCTTTCAAATGGCAGTCAATTTTTGAGGAGAATCTCAGGCGATACCTGACCGGAGCGCCGATGCTCCACGTTGTCGATTACGAAAAGGGTTACTGA
- a CDS encoding aldolase/citrate lyase family protein, protein MNLTLPIREFQLFLFSTDPVTARKAINAGIDAIIIDWENQGKKLRQENFDTQINYDTYDDLCRIRDAVPSGQLICRINGFSKEHTPMEVELAIQAGADEIFLPMVCDVEQVVQTYNLISGRAELNILVETVQSLECLSELSKLDLNRAYVGLNDLHIQQNSRNIFVPLMDGTIESVRRHFDISLGAGGVTYPPNGRPIASKYLINEYARLGIDFSFLRRTFLKDHLSMDMDYMVHHIKTAYYNALLRTAEQIEEDFRYFREQVGSWTANPHYI, encoded by the coding sequence GTGAATCTAACATTGCCGATCAGGGAATTTCAGCTTTTTCTATTCTCAACCGATCCTGTCACCGCGCGAAAAGCGATCAATGCGGGGATAGATGCTATTATCATAGACTGGGAAAATCAGGGCAAAAAGCTCCGGCAGGAGAATTTTGACACCCAGATCAATTACGATACCTACGACGACCTCTGCCGGATTCGGGATGCGGTACCGTCCGGTCAGCTCATATGCCGGATCAACGGCTTTTCGAAAGAACATACGCCGATGGAGGTGGAACTGGCAATTCAGGCCGGAGCCGACGAGATTTTCCTGCCAATGGTCTGCGATGTGGAGCAGGTAGTTCAAACTTACAACCTGATCAGCGGAAGGGCTGAACTGAATATACTGGTGGAGACGGTCCAGTCACTGGAATGTCTTTCAGAGCTGAGCAAACTGGATCTTAACCGCGCTTATGTCGGATTGAACGATTTGCATATTCAGCAAAACAGCCGGAACATTTTTGTCCCGCTAATGGACGGTACCATAGAAAGCGTCCGACGGCATTTCGACATTTCGCTGGGGGCGGGAGGCGTGACCTATCCCCCAAATGGCAGGCCAATCGCCAGTAAGTACCTGATCAATGAATATGCACGTCTGGGAATCGATTTCAGCTTTTTGCGGCGTACTTTTTTAAAAGATCATCTCTCAATGGACATGGATTACATGGTCCACCACATTAAAACCGCTTACTATAATGCATTGCTCAGAACCGCGGAACAAATAGAAGAGGATTTCAGGTATTTCCGGGAGCAGGTAGGAAGCTGGACAGCCAATCCGCACTACATATGA
- the hslV gene encoding ATP-dependent protease subunit HslV, translating into MEKIHATTVLGVLHNGTVSLGADGQATMGNTVAKGNVKKIRVLMGGKILAGFAGSTADAFTLIERFEEKLNAYGGNMKRAAIELAKDWRTDRYLRKLEAMMITASKDEILVISGTGDVLEPENGIAAIGSGGNFALSAAQALKKHAPHLSAEEMVRESLTVAADLCIYTNHNFVIEKVHS; encoded by the coding sequence ATGGAAAAAATACACGCAACGACTGTACTTGGGGTACTTCATAATGGGACTGTGTCACTGGGCGCCGACGGCCAGGCGACGATGGGCAATACGGTTGCCAAAGGGAACGTAAAGAAAATCAGGGTATTAATGGGCGGTAAGATCCTCGCCGGTTTTGCCGGCTCAACAGCCGACGCATTTACATTGATCGAAAGATTTGAAGAAAAATTAAATGCTTACGGAGGCAATATGAAACGCGCCGCTATTGAATTGGCAAAAGATTGGCGCACAGATCGTTATCTTCGAAAACTGGAAGCAATGATGATCACAGCCAGTAAAGATGAAATACTGGTTATTTCAGGTACCGGAGACGTATTGGAACCCGAAAATGGTATTGCTGCAATCGGATCAGGCGGGAACTTCGCATTGTCTGCAGCGCAGGCATTGAAAAAACACGCGCCACATTTATCAGCAGAAGAAATGGTACGGGAAAGCCTGACAGTCGCGGCTGATCTTTGTATTTATACGAATCACAATTTTGTAATTGAAAAGGTGCATTCCTAA
- a CDS encoding glycosyltransferase family 2 protein yields MVDLSVVIPVYKSANTLVALHRRLGAVFRSAGLTGEVIYVNDASPDNSVEMLRSLPETTPFQIVNLRHNLGQSSALLAGMLHCNGNLIATMDADLQDEPEVLPKLIHALESNDIVFAQRSGRYESGTKLVTSALFKSIVHIASSGRIPMQAGLFLVIKKNAALRLVPYLPFSPYLIGLIAKEKLTCTAIPVTRRENDLGETSYTFRKRMHVAGRFFNTLRMKPVSDVVASKRWLSSHLAD; encoded by the coding sequence ATGGTTGATCTGAGTGTAGTTATTCCAGTTTACAAAAGTGCAAACACGTTAGTAGCACTGCACCGGCGGCTGGGAGCAGTTTTTCGAAGTGCGGGACTTACCGGTGAGGTCATTTATGTAAATGATGCTTCCCCCGACAATTCGGTTGAGATGCTCCGGTCACTTCCGGAAACTACTCCATTTCAAATTGTTAATCTTCGTCATAACCTGGGACAAAGCAGCGCACTCCTGGCTGGGATGCTGCATTGCAACGGAAATCTGATAGCGACGATGGACGCCGATTTACAGGACGAGCCCGAAGTATTGCCCAAGCTGATCCACGCATTGGAGAGCAACGACATCGTTTTTGCACAAAGGAGCGGCAGGTATGAGTCGGGAACGAAATTAGTCACTTCCGCCCTATTCAAATCAATAGTTCATATTGCTTCTTCGGGGCGCATCCCAATGCAGGCGGGGTTATTTTTAGTAATCAAAAAAAATGCTGCGCTGCGCCTCGTTCCTTATCTGCCGTTTTCACCTTATCTGATTGGTTTGATAGCCAAAGAAAAGCTGACCTGCACCGCCATTCCTGTCACCCGGAGGGAGAATGATCTGGGCGAAACTTCTTATACTTTTCGTAAAAGAATGCATGTAGCCGGGCGCTTTTTCAATACCCTTCGAATGAAGCCGGTATCCGACGTCGTGGCCTCAAAGCGCTGGCTATCGTCACACCTTGCTGACTAG
- a CDS encoding class I SAM-dependent methyltransferase: protein MESNRENWIVSYPDDGNSVCYEMEDMSFWYQHRNECLVQAMKANDFPAQFYDIGGGNGITAQAMQNAGYEVTLLEPYRAGIDNAIKRGIKKTIHSTLEAYLPEAPGTVPAAGFFDVMEHIEDDHAFLKQINSLLEENGLIMLTVPAFQSLWSDNDEQLGHFRRYDLKQLERKLALAGFKIQYKSYFFSLVWLPMWLMRVLPNRLGKRKVNTPQKKKSEHMAGSPSTSRFLRSLLHWEIGAIRNKHIIPFGTSCLVIAKKTISL from the coding sequence ATGGAAAGCAACAGAGAAAACTGGATCGTATCCTACCCGGACGATGGCAATTCGGTTTGCTACGAGATGGAAGATATGTCTTTCTGGTACCAGCACCGAAACGAATGCCTGGTACAGGCAATGAAGGCCAATGACTTCCCGGCTCAATTTTACGATATCGGCGGAGGAAACGGCATTACTGCGCAGGCCATGCAAAATGCGGGGTACGAAGTTACATTGCTCGAACCTTATCGTGCAGGTATCGACAATGCGATCAAAAGAGGGATCAAAAAAACGATTCACAGCACATTGGAAGCTTATTTGCCGGAGGCACCAGGTACAGTCCCGGCAGCGGGCTTTTTCGATGTCATGGAGCATATTGAAGATGATCATGCTTTTTTAAAACAAATAAACTCCCTGCTCGAAGAAAACGGCCTGATCATGCTGACCGTTCCTGCATTTCAGAGCTTATGGTCTGACAACGATGAGCAGCTGGGACATTTCAGGAGATATGACCTGAAACAACTGGAACGGAAACTGGCTCTTGCAGGATTTAAAATACAATATAAAAGCTACTTTTTCTCACTGGTCTGGCTGCCGATGTGGCTGATGCGCGTTTTGCCAAACAGACTGGGAAAGCGAAAAGTAAATACCCCTCAAAAGAAGAAATCAGAACATATGGCGGGCAGTCCGTCGACGTCGCGCTTTTTACGGAGCCTGCTGCACTGGGAAATCGGTGCGATCAGGAATAAACATATCATACCTTTTGGAACAAGTTGCCTGGTAATCGCGAAGAAAACGATAAGCTTGTGA
- a CDS encoding class I SAM-dependent methyltransferase, which yields MSIVVSNIKFHNNQQLDYFGHKIKKTMIPVYSPYVRRHVREVIDFGGIKKTDRIIDVACGMGKYTLNFLAQGYKVEGLDLSPFLLQQLLIHNDNKFPVKLHAADILDAPEELTEQFDVVMGFMALHHFHNLAACFQAMYRIAKPGAKIVFLEPNAYNPLYYAQIAFTPGMSWEGDKGVADMTKSKLFNAMTYAGWTDLKIKRFGFYPPFLSNTMLGQKSEPVLEKIPGLNTFLPFQIITGRKL from the coding sequence ATGAGTATAGTTGTATCTAACATCAAGTTCCATAACAACCAGCAGCTCGATTACTTTGGTCACAAGATCAAAAAGACCATGATCCCTGTTTATTCGCCTTATGTGAGGCGCCACGTGAGGGAAGTGATCGACTTTGGAGGAATCAAAAAAACAGACAGGATTATCGATGTGGCTTGCGGTATGGGCAAATACACGCTCAACTTCCTTGCCCAGGGTTACAAGGTCGAAGGCCTTGACCTCTCCCCTTTCCTGTTGCAGCAGCTGCTGATCCACAACGACAACAAATTCCCGGTCAAGCTGCACGCAGCCGATATTCTCGATGCCCCGGAAGAGCTGACCGAGCAGTTTGATGTGGTGATGGGTTTCATGGCATTACATCATTTTCACAATCTGGCGGCTTGTTTTCAGGCGATGTACCGGATCGCTAAGCCGGGTGCGAAAATCGTTTTTCTCGAACCCAATGCGTACAATCCGCTGTATTACGCGCAAATCGCATTTACGCCCGGCATGTCTTGGGAAGGCGATAAAGGTGTCGCGGACATGACCAAAAGCAAATTGTTCAATGCAATGACCTACGCGGGCTGGACAGATCTGAAAATCAAACGTTTCGGATTTTACCCCCCATTTCTATCCAATACAATGCTTGGACAAAAAAGTGAGCCGGTACTGGAAAAGATCCCCGGACTCAATACGTTTCTTCCCTTCCAAATTATCACTGGACGCAAGCTGTAA